From Choloepus didactylus isolate mChoDid1 chromosome 19, mChoDid1.pri, whole genome shotgun sequence, one genomic window encodes:
- the LOC119516153 gene encoding activity-dependent neuroprotector homeobox protein isoform X5 has product MFQLPVNNLGSLRKARKTVKKILSDIGLEYCKEHIEDFKQFEPNDFYLKNTTWEDVGLWDPSLTKNQDYRTKPFCCSACPFSSKFFSAYKSHFRNVHSEDFENRILLNCPYCTFNADKKTLETHIKIFHAPNASAPSSSLSTFKDKNKNDSLKPKQADSVEQAVYYCKKCTYRDPLYEIVRKHIYREHFQHVAAPYIAKAGEKSLNGAVPLGSNAREEGSIHCKRCLFMPKSYEALVQHVIEDHERIGYQVTAMIGHTNVVVPRSKPLMLIAPKPQEKKGMGLPPRIGSLASGNVRSLPSQQMVNRLSIPKPNLNSTGVNMMSNVHLQQNNYGVKSVGQGYGVGQSMRLGLGGNAPVSIPQQSQSVKQLLPSGNGRSYGLGSEQRSQAPARYSLQSANASSLSSSQLKSPSLSQAQASRVLSQSSSKPAAATGPPPINTSSTQKWKICTICNELFPENVYSVHFEKEHKAEKVPAVANYIMKIHNFTSKCLYCNRYLPTDTLLNHMLIHGLSCPYCRSTFNDVEKMAAHMRMVHIDEEMGPKTDSTLSFDLTLQQGSHTNIHLLVTTYNLRDAPAESVAYHAQNNPPVPSKPQPKVQEKADIPVKSSPQAAVPYKKDIGKTLCPLCFSILKGPISDALAHHLRERHQVIQTVHPVEKKLTYKCIHCLGVYTSNMTASTITLHLVHCRGVGKTQNGQDKTNAPSRLNQSPGLAPVKRTYEQVEYPLLKKRKLDDDIESPTFFEEKPEEPVVLALDPKGHEDDSYEARKSFLTKYFNKQPYPTRREIEKLAASLWLWKSDIASHFSNKRKKCVRDCEKYKPGVLLGFNMKELNKVKHEMDFDAEWLFENHDEKDSRVNASKTADKKLNLGKEDDSSSDSFENLEEESNGSGSPFDPVFEVEPKIPNDNPEEHRPKVCPEDALEPEKLDQKEDSSKYETIHLTEEPTKLMHDASDSEVDQDDVVEWKDGASPSESGPGSQQVSDFEDNTCEMKPGTWSDESSQSEDVRSSKPAVKKKATRQGDREQLKWKNSSYGKVEGFWSKDQSQWKNASENDERLSNPPIEWQNSTIDSEDGEQFDNMTDGVAEPMHGSLTGVKLSSQQA; this is encoded by the exons ATGTTCCAACTTCCTGTCAACAATCTTGGCAGTTTAAGAAAAGCCCGGAAAACTGTGAAAAAAATACTTAGTGACATTGGGTTGGAATACTGTAAAGAACATATAGAA GATTTTAAACAGTTTGAACCTAATGACTTTTATTTGAAAAACACTACTTGGGAGGATGTAGGACTGTGGGACCCTTCACTTACAAAAAATCAG gACTATCGGACAAAACCTTTTTGCTGCAGTGCTTGTccattttcctcaaaattttttTCTGCCTACAAAAGTCATTTCCGGAATGTCCATAGTGAAGACTTTGAAAATCGGATTCTCCTTAATTGTCCCTACTGTACCTTCAATGCAGACAAAAAGACTTTGGaaacacacattaaaatatttcatgctcCAAATGCCAGCGCACCAAGTAGCAGCCTCAGCACTttcaaagataaaaacaaaaacgaTAGCCTTAAACCTAAGCAGGCTGACAGCGTAGAGCAAGCTGTTTATTACTGTAAGAAGTGCACTTACCGTGATCCTCTTTATGAAATAGTTAGGAAGCACATTTACAGGGAACATTTTCAACATGTGGCAGCACCTTACATAGCAAAGGCAGGTGAAAAATCACTCAACGGTGCAGTCCCCTTAGGCTCAAATGCCCGGGAAGAGGGCAGTATTCACTGCAAGCGATGCCTTTTCATGCCGAAGTCCTATGAGGCTTTGGTACAACATGTCATTGAAGACCACGAACGCATAGGCTATCAGGTCACTGCTATGATTGGGCACACAAATGTGGTGGTCCCCCGATCCAAACCCTTGATGCTAATTGCTCCCAAACCTCAAGAGAAGAAGGGCATGGGACTCCCACCAAGAATTGGTTCCCTCGCTTCTGGAAATGTCCGGTCTTTACCATCACAGCAGATGGTGAATCGACTTTCAATACCAAAGCCTAACTTAAATTCTACAGGAGTCAACATGATGTCTAATGTTCACCTACAGCAGAACAACTATGGAGTCAAATCTGTAGGCCAGGGCTATGGTGTTGGTCAGTCAATGAGACTGGGTCTAGGTGGCAATGCACCAGTTTCCATTCCTCAACAGTCTCAGTCTGTGAAACAGTTACTTCCAAGTGgaaatggaagatcttatgggCTTGGGTCAGAGCAGAGGTCTCAGGCTCCAGCAAGATACTCCCTTCAGTCTGCTAATGCCTCTTCTCTCTCATCCAGCCAATTAAagtctccttccctctcccaggCGCAAGCATCAAGAGTATTAAGTCAGTCCAGTTCCAAACCTGCAGCTGCCACAGGCCCTCCCCCAATCAATACTTCCTCAACCCAAAAGTGGAAAATATGTACAATCTGTAATGAGCTTTTTCCTGAAAATGTCTATAGTGTACACTTCGAAAAAGAACATAAAGCTGAGAAGGTCCCAGCAGTAGCCAACTATATTATGAAAATACACAATTTTACTAGCAAATGCCTCTACTGTAATCGCTATTTGCCTACAGATACCCTACTCAACCACATGTTAATTCATGGTCTGTCTTGTCCATACTGCCGCTCAACTTTTAACGATGTGGAAAAGATGGCAGCACACATGCGAATGGTTCATATTGATGAAGAGATGGGACCTAAGACAGATTCTACTTTGAGTTTTGATTTGACATTGCAGCAGGGCAGTCACACTAACATCCATCTCCTCGTAACCACATACAACCTGAGAGATGCCCCAGCTGAATCTGTTGCTTACCATGCCCAAAATAATCCTCCAGTCCCTTCAAAGCCACAACCAAAAGTCCAGGAGAAGGCAGATATCCCTGTTAAAAGTTCACCGCAAGCTGCAGTGCCCTATAAAAAAGATATTGGGAAAACTCTTTGCCCTCTTTGCTTTTCAATCCTTAAAGGACCCATATCTGATGCACTTGCACATCACTTACGTGAGAGGCACCAAGTGATTCAGACAGTTCATCCGGTTGAGAAAAAGCTCACCTACAAATGCATCCATTGCCTTGGTGTGTATACTAGCAACATGACCGCCTCGACTATCACACTGCACCTGGTTCACTGCAGGGGTGTTGGAAAGACCCAAAATGGCCAGGATAAGACAAATGCACCCTCTCGGCTTAATCAGTCCCCAGGTCTGGCACCTGTGAAGCGCACTTATGAGCAAGTGGAATATCCCCTGCTGAAAAAGCGAAAGTTAGATGATGATATCGAATCACCCACCTTCTTTGAAGAGAAGCCTGAAGAGCCTGTTGTTTTAGCTTTAGACCCCAAGGGTCATGAAGATGATTCCTATGAAGCCAGGAAAAGCTTTCTAACAAAGTATTTCAACAAACAGCCCTATCCCACCAGGAGAGAAATTGAGAAGCTGGCGGCCAGTTTATGGCTGTGGAAGAGTGACATTGCTTCTCATTTTAGTAACAAAAGGAAGAAGTGTGTCCGAGATTGTGAAAAGTACAAGCCTGGTGTATTGCTGGGCTTTAAcatgaaagaattaaataaagTCAAACATGAGATGGATTTTGATGCTGAATGGCTATTTGAAAATCATGATGAGAAGGATTCCAGAGTCAATGCTAGTAAAACTGCCGACAAAAAACTCAACCTTGGGAAGGAAGATGACAGTTCCTCAGACAGTTTTGAAAATTTGGAAGAAGAGTCCAATGGAAGTGGTAGCCCTTTTGACCCTGTTTTTGAAGTTGAGCCTAAAATTCCTAATGATAACCCAGAGGAACATAGACCTAAAGTATGCCCTGAGGATGCTTTAGAACCTGAGAAGTTAGACCAAAAAGAGGATAGTTCAAAATATGAAACTATTCATTTGACTGAGGAACCAACCAAACTAATGCATGATGCTTCAGATAGTGAGGTTGACCAAGATGATGTTGTTGAATGGAAAGATGGTGCTTCTCCATCTGAGAGTGGGCCTGGTTCCCAACAGGTGTCAGACTTTGAGGATAACACATGTGAAATGAAACCAGGAACCTGGTCCGATGAGTCTTCCCAGAGTGAAGATGTGAGGAGCAGTAAACCAGCTGTCAAAAAAAAGGCTACCAGGCAAGGCGACAGAGAACAGTTGAAATGGAAGAATAGTTCCTATGGAAAAGTTGAAGGGTTTTGGTCCAAGGACCAGTCACAGTGGAAAAATGCATCTGAAAATGATGAGCGCTTATCCAACCCACCGATTGAGTGGCAGAATAGCACAATTGACAGTGAGGACGGGGAGCAATTTGACAACATGACTGATGGGGTAGCTGAGCCGATGCACGGCAGCTTAACTGGAGTCAAACTGAGCAGCCAGCAGGCATAA
- the LOC119516153 gene encoding activity-dependent neuroprotector homeobox protein isoform X2, with protein sequence MHNAKPRPQLLHHDAQGCIFCTELIGGLVVMPCTTILRIWTPFPALLFGPHCQFTPENLLELLESMYSTEFQRFPDFDTRKKKETMFQLPVNNLGSLRKARKTVKKILSDIGLEYCKEHIEDFKQFEPNDFYLKNTTWEDVGLWDPSLTKNQDYRTKPFCCSACPFSSKFFSAYKSHFRNVHSEDFENRILLNCPYCTFNADKKTLETHIKIFHAPNASAPSSSLSTFKDKNKNDSLKPKQADSVEQAVYYCKKCTYRDPLYEIVRKHIYREHFQHVAAPYIAKAGEKSLNGAVPLGSNAREEGSIHCKRCLFMPKSYEALVQHVIEDHERIGYQVTAMIGHTNVVVPRSKPLMLIAPKPQEKKGMGLPPRIGSLASGNVRSLPSQQMVNRLSIPKPNLNSTGVNMMSNVHLQQNNYGVKSVGQGYGVGQSMRLGLGGNAPVSIPQQSQSVKQLLPSGNGRSYGLGSEQRSQAPARYSLQSANASSLSSSQLKSPSLSQAQASRVLSQSSSKPAAATGPPPINTSSTQKWKICTICNELFPENVYSVHFEKEHKAEKVPAVANYIMKIHNFTSKCLYCNRYLPTDTLLNHMLIHGLSCPYCRSTFNDVEKMAAHMRMVHIDEEMGPKTDSTLSFDLTLQQGSHTNIHLLVTTYNLRDAPAESVAYHAQNNPPVPSKPQPKVQEKADIPVKSSPQAAVPYKKDIGKTLCPLCFSILKGPISDALAHHLRERHQVIQTVHPVEKKLTYKCIHCLGVYTSNMTASTITLHLVHCRGVGKTQNGQDKTNAPSRLNQSPGLAPVKRTYEQVEYPLLKKRKLDDDIESPTFFEEKPEEPVVLALDPKGHEDDSYEARKSFLTKYFNKQPYPTRREIEKLAASLWLWKSDIASHFSNKRKKCVRDCEKYKPGVLLGFNMKELNKVKHEMDFDAEWLFENHDEKDSRVNASKTADKKLNLGKEDDSSSDSFENLEEESNGSGSPFDPVFEVEPKIPNDNPEEHRPKVCPEDALEPEKLDQKEDSSKYETIHLTEEPTKLMHDASDSEVDQDDVVEWKDGASPSESGPGSQQVSDFEDNTCEMKPGTWSDESSQSEDVRSSKPAVKKKATRQGDREQLKWKNSSYGKVEGFWSKDQSQWKNASENDERLSNPPIEWQNSTIDSEDGEQFDNMTDGVAEPMHGSLTGVKLSSQQA encoded by the exons ATGCACAATGCGAAACCTAGGCCCCAGCTTTTGCACCATGATGCACAGGGTTGTATTTTTTGTACTGAACTGATAGGTGGCCTAGTGGTTATGCCATGTACTACCATTTTGAGGATCTGGACTCCGTTTCCTGCCTTGCTTTTTGGACCACATTGTCAATTCACACCG GAAAACTTGCTGGAGCTCTTAGAAAGCATGTATTCTACAGAGTTTCAAAGGTTTCCTGATTTTGACACtcgaaaaaaaaaag aaaCTATGTTCCAACTTCCTGTCAACAATCTTGGCAGTTTAAGAAAAGCCCGGAAAACTGTGAAAAAAATACTTAGTGACATTGGGTTGGAATACTGTAAAGAACATATAGAA GATTTTAAACAGTTTGAACCTAATGACTTTTATTTGAAAAACACTACTTGGGAGGATGTAGGACTGTGGGACCCTTCACTTACAAAAAATCAG gACTATCGGACAAAACCTTTTTGCTGCAGTGCTTGTccattttcctcaaaattttttTCTGCCTACAAAAGTCATTTCCGGAATGTCCATAGTGAAGACTTTGAAAATCGGATTCTCCTTAATTGTCCCTACTGTACCTTCAATGCAGACAAAAAGACTTTGGaaacacacattaaaatatttcatgctcCAAATGCCAGCGCACCAAGTAGCAGCCTCAGCACTttcaaagataaaaacaaaaacgaTAGCCTTAAACCTAAGCAGGCTGACAGCGTAGAGCAAGCTGTTTATTACTGTAAGAAGTGCACTTACCGTGATCCTCTTTATGAAATAGTTAGGAAGCACATTTACAGGGAACATTTTCAACATGTGGCAGCACCTTACATAGCAAAGGCAGGTGAAAAATCACTCAACGGTGCAGTCCCCTTAGGCTCAAATGCCCGGGAAGAGGGCAGTATTCACTGCAAGCGATGCCTTTTCATGCCGAAGTCCTATGAGGCTTTGGTACAACATGTCATTGAAGACCACGAACGCATAGGCTATCAGGTCACTGCTATGATTGGGCACACAAATGTGGTGGTCCCCCGATCCAAACCCTTGATGCTAATTGCTCCCAAACCTCAAGAGAAGAAGGGCATGGGACTCCCACCAAGAATTGGTTCCCTCGCTTCTGGAAATGTCCGGTCTTTACCATCACAGCAGATGGTGAATCGACTTTCAATACCAAAGCCTAACTTAAATTCTACAGGAGTCAACATGATGTCTAATGTTCACCTACAGCAGAACAACTATGGAGTCAAATCTGTAGGCCAGGGCTATGGTGTTGGTCAGTCAATGAGACTGGGTCTAGGTGGCAATGCACCAGTTTCCATTCCTCAACAGTCTCAGTCTGTGAAACAGTTACTTCCAAGTGgaaatggaagatcttatgggCTTGGGTCAGAGCAGAGGTCTCAGGCTCCAGCAAGATACTCCCTTCAGTCTGCTAATGCCTCTTCTCTCTCATCCAGCCAATTAAagtctccttccctctcccaggCGCAAGCATCAAGAGTATTAAGTCAGTCCAGTTCCAAACCTGCAGCTGCCACAGGCCCTCCCCCAATCAATACTTCCTCAACCCAAAAGTGGAAAATATGTACAATCTGTAATGAGCTTTTTCCTGAAAATGTCTATAGTGTACACTTCGAAAAAGAACATAAAGCTGAGAAGGTCCCAGCAGTAGCCAACTATATTATGAAAATACACAATTTTACTAGCAAATGCCTCTACTGTAATCGCTATTTGCCTACAGATACCCTACTCAACCACATGTTAATTCATGGTCTGTCTTGTCCATACTGCCGCTCAACTTTTAACGATGTGGAAAAGATGGCAGCACACATGCGAATGGTTCATATTGATGAAGAGATGGGACCTAAGACAGATTCTACTTTGAGTTTTGATTTGACATTGCAGCAGGGCAGTCACACTAACATCCATCTCCTCGTAACCACATACAACCTGAGAGATGCCCCAGCTGAATCTGTTGCTTACCATGCCCAAAATAATCCTCCAGTCCCTTCAAAGCCACAACCAAAAGTCCAGGAGAAGGCAGATATCCCTGTTAAAAGTTCACCGCAAGCTGCAGTGCCCTATAAAAAAGATATTGGGAAAACTCTTTGCCCTCTTTGCTTTTCAATCCTTAAAGGACCCATATCTGATGCACTTGCACATCACTTACGTGAGAGGCACCAAGTGATTCAGACAGTTCATCCGGTTGAGAAAAAGCTCACCTACAAATGCATCCATTGCCTTGGTGTGTATACTAGCAACATGACCGCCTCGACTATCACACTGCACCTGGTTCACTGCAGGGGTGTTGGAAAGACCCAAAATGGCCAGGATAAGACAAATGCACCCTCTCGGCTTAATCAGTCCCCAGGTCTGGCACCTGTGAAGCGCACTTATGAGCAAGTGGAATATCCCCTGCTGAAAAAGCGAAAGTTAGATGATGATATCGAATCACCCACCTTCTTTGAAGAGAAGCCTGAAGAGCCTGTTGTTTTAGCTTTAGACCCCAAGGGTCATGAAGATGATTCCTATGAAGCCAGGAAAAGCTTTCTAACAAAGTATTTCAACAAACAGCCCTATCCCACCAGGAGAGAAATTGAGAAGCTGGCGGCCAGTTTATGGCTGTGGAAGAGTGACATTGCTTCTCATTTTAGTAACAAAAGGAAGAAGTGTGTCCGAGATTGTGAAAAGTACAAGCCTGGTGTATTGCTGGGCTTTAAcatgaaagaattaaataaagTCAAACATGAGATGGATTTTGATGCTGAATGGCTATTTGAAAATCATGATGAGAAGGATTCCAGAGTCAATGCTAGTAAAACTGCCGACAAAAAACTCAACCTTGGGAAGGAAGATGACAGTTCCTCAGACAGTTTTGAAAATTTGGAAGAAGAGTCCAATGGAAGTGGTAGCCCTTTTGACCCTGTTTTTGAAGTTGAGCCTAAAATTCCTAATGATAACCCAGAGGAACATAGACCTAAAGTATGCCCTGAGGATGCTTTAGAACCTGAGAAGTTAGACCAAAAAGAGGATAGTTCAAAATATGAAACTATTCATTTGACTGAGGAACCAACCAAACTAATGCATGATGCTTCAGATAGTGAGGTTGACCAAGATGATGTTGTTGAATGGAAAGATGGTGCTTCTCCATCTGAGAGTGGGCCTGGTTCCCAACAGGTGTCAGACTTTGAGGATAACACATGTGAAATGAAACCAGGAACCTGGTCCGATGAGTCTTCCCAGAGTGAAGATGTGAGGAGCAGTAAACCAGCTGTCAAAAAAAAGGCTACCAGGCAAGGCGACAGAGAACAGTTGAAATGGAAGAATAGTTCCTATGGAAAAGTTGAAGGGTTTTGGTCCAAGGACCAGTCACAGTGGAAAAATGCATCTGAAAATGATGAGCGCTTATCCAACCCACCGATTGAGTGGCAGAATAGCACAATTGACAGTGAGGACGGGGAGCAATTTGACAACATGACTGATGGGGTAGCTGAGCCGATGCACGGCAGCTTAACTGGAGTCAAACTGAGCAGCCAGCAGGCATAA
- the LOC119516153 gene encoding activity-dependent neuroprotector homeobox protein isoform X3 encodes MPCTTILRIWTPFPALLFGPHCQFTPENLLELLESMYSTEFQRFPDFDTRKKKETMFQLPVNNLGSLRKARKTVKKILSDIGLEYCKEHIEDFKQFEPNDFYLKNTTWEDVGLWDPSLTKNQDYRTKPFCCSACPFSSKFFSAYKSHFRNVHSEDFENRILLNCPYCTFNADKKTLETHIKIFHAPNASAPSSSLSTFKDKNKNDSLKPKQADSVEQAVYYCKKCTYRDPLYEIVRKHIYREHFQHVAAPYIAKAGEKSLNGAVPLGSNAREEGSIHCKRCLFMPKSYEALVQHVIEDHERIGYQVTAMIGHTNVVVPRSKPLMLIAPKPQEKKGMGLPPRIGSLASGNVRSLPSQQMVNRLSIPKPNLNSTGVNMMSNVHLQQNNYGVKSVGQGYGVGQSMRLGLGGNAPVSIPQQSQSVKQLLPSGNGRSYGLGSEQRSQAPARYSLQSANASSLSSSQLKSPSLSQAQASRVLSQSSSKPAAATGPPPINTSSTQKWKICTICNELFPENVYSVHFEKEHKAEKVPAVANYIMKIHNFTSKCLYCNRYLPTDTLLNHMLIHGLSCPYCRSTFNDVEKMAAHMRMVHIDEEMGPKTDSTLSFDLTLQQGSHTNIHLLVTTYNLRDAPAESVAYHAQNNPPVPSKPQPKVQEKADIPVKSSPQAAVPYKKDIGKTLCPLCFSILKGPISDALAHHLRERHQVIQTVHPVEKKLTYKCIHCLGVYTSNMTASTITLHLVHCRGVGKTQNGQDKTNAPSRLNQSPGLAPVKRTYEQVEYPLLKKRKLDDDIESPTFFEEKPEEPVVLALDPKGHEDDSYEARKSFLTKYFNKQPYPTRREIEKLAASLWLWKSDIASHFSNKRKKCVRDCEKYKPGVLLGFNMKELNKVKHEMDFDAEWLFENHDEKDSRVNASKTADKKLNLGKEDDSSSDSFENLEEESNGSGSPFDPVFEVEPKIPNDNPEEHRPKVCPEDALEPEKLDQKEDSSKYETIHLTEEPTKLMHDASDSEVDQDDVVEWKDGASPSESGPGSQQVSDFEDNTCEMKPGTWSDESSQSEDVRSSKPAVKKKATRQGDREQLKWKNSSYGKVEGFWSKDQSQWKNASENDERLSNPPIEWQNSTIDSEDGEQFDNMTDGVAEPMHGSLTGVKLSSQQA; translated from the exons ATGCCATGTACTACCATTTTGAGGATCTGGACTCCGTTTCCTGCCTTGCTTTTTGGACCACATTGTCAATTCACACCG GAAAACTTGCTGGAGCTCTTAGAAAGCATGTATTCTACAGAGTTTCAAAGGTTTCCTGATTTTGACACtcgaaaaaaaaaag aaaCTATGTTCCAACTTCCTGTCAACAATCTTGGCAGTTTAAGAAAAGCCCGGAAAACTGTGAAAAAAATACTTAGTGACATTGGGTTGGAATACTGTAAAGAACATATAGAA GATTTTAAACAGTTTGAACCTAATGACTTTTATTTGAAAAACACTACTTGGGAGGATGTAGGACTGTGGGACCCTTCACTTACAAAAAATCAG gACTATCGGACAAAACCTTTTTGCTGCAGTGCTTGTccattttcctcaaaattttttTCTGCCTACAAAAGTCATTTCCGGAATGTCCATAGTGAAGACTTTGAAAATCGGATTCTCCTTAATTGTCCCTACTGTACCTTCAATGCAGACAAAAAGACTTTGGaaacacacattaaaatatttcatgctcCAAATGCCAGCGCACCAAGTAGCAGCCTCAGCACTttcaaagataaaaacaaaaacgaTAGCCTTAAACCTAAGCAGGCTGACAGCGTAGAGCAAGCTGTTTATTACTGTAAGAAGTGCACTTACCGTGATCCTCTTTATGAAATAGTTAGGAAGCACATTTACAGGGAACATTTTCAACATGTGGCAGCACCTTACATAGCAAAGGCAGGTGAAAAATCACTCAACGGTGCAGTCCCCTTAGGCTCAAATGCCCGGGAAGAGGGCAGTATTCACTGCAAGCGATGCCTTTTCATGCCGAAGTCCTATGAGGCTTTGGTACAACATGTCATTGAAGACCACGAACGCATAGGCTATCAGGTCACTGCTATGATTGGGCACACAAATGTGGTGGTCCCCCGATCCAAACCCTTGATGCTAATTGCTCCCAAACCTCAAGAGAAGAAGGGCATGGGACTCCCACCAAGAATTGGTTCCCTCGCTTCTGGAAATGTCCGGTCTTTACCATCACAGCAGATGGTGAATCGACTTTCAATACCAAAGCCTAACTTAAATTCTACAGGAGTCAACATGATGTCTAATGTTCACCTACAGCAGAACAACTATGGAGTCAAATCTGTAGGCCAGGGCTATGGTGTTGGTCAGTCAATGAGACTGGGTCTAGGTGGCAATGCACCAGTTTCCATTCCTCAACAGTCTCAGTCTGTGAAACAGTTACTTCCAAGTGgaaatggaagatcttatgggCTTGGGTCAGAGCAGAGGTCTCAGGCTCCAGCAAGATACTCCCTTCAGTCTGCTAATGCCTCTTCTCTCTCATCCAGCCAATTAAagtctccttccctctcccaggCGCAAGCATCAAGAGTATTAAGTCAGTCCAGTTCCAAACCTGCAGCTGCCACAGGCCCTCCCCCAATCAATACTTCCTCAACCCAAAAGTGGAAAATATGTACAATCTGTAATGAGCTTTTTCCTGAAAATGTCTATAGTGTACACTTCGAAAAAGAACATAAAGCTGAGAAGGTCCCAGCAGTAGCCAACTATATTATGAAAATACACAATTTTACTAGCAAATGCCTCTACTGTAATCGCTATTTGCCTACAGATACCCTACTCAACCACATGTTAATTCATGGTCTGTCTTGTCCATACTGCCGCTCAACTTTTAACGATGTGGAAAAGATGGCAGCACACATGCGAATGGTTCATATTGATGAAGAGATGGGACCTAAGACAGATTCTACTTTGAGTTTTGATTTGACATTGCAGCAGGGCAGTCACACTAACATCCATCTCCTCGTAACCACATACAACCTGAGAGATGCCCCAGCTGAATCTGTTGCTTACCATGCCCAAAATAATCCTCCAGTCCCTTCAAAGCCACAACCAAAAGTCCAGGAGAAGGCAGATATCCCTGTTAAAAGTTCACCGCAAGCTGCAGTGCCCTATAAAAAAGATATTGGGAAAACTCTTTGCCCTCTTTGCTTTTCAATCCTTAAAGGACCCATATCTGATGCACTTGCACATCACTTACGTGAGAGGCACCAAGTGATTCAGACAGTTCATCCGGTTGAGAAAAAGCTCACCTACAAATGCATCCATTGCCTTGGTGTGTATACTAGCAACATGACCGCCTCGACTATCACACTGCACCTGGTTCACTGCAGGGGTGTTGGAAAGACCCAAAATGGCCAGGATAAGACAAATGCACCCTCTCGGCTTAATCAGTCCCCAGGTCTGGCACCTGTGAAGCGCACTTATGAGCAAGTGGAATATCCCCTGCTGAAAAAGCGAAAGTTAGATGATGATATCGAATCACCCACCTTCTTTGAAGAGAAGCCTGAAGAGCCTGTTGTTTTAGCTTTAGACCCCAAGGGTCATGAAGATGATTCCTATGAAGCCAGGAAAAGCTTTCTAACAAAGTATTTCAACAAACAGCCCTATCCCACCAGGAGAGAAATTGAGAAGCTGGCGGCCAGTTTATGGCTGTGGAAGAGTGACATTGCTTCTCATTTTAGTAACAAAAGGAAGAAGTGTGTCCGAGATTGTGAAAAGTACAAGCCTGGTGTATTGCTGGGCTTTAAcatgaaagaattaaataaagTCAAACATGAGATGGATTTTGATGCTGAATGGCTATTTGAAAATCATGATGAGAAGGATTCCAGAGTCAATGCTAGTAAAACTGCCGACAAAAAACTCAACCTTGGGAAGGAAGATGACAGTTCCTCAGACAGTTTTGAAAATTTGGAAGAAGAGTCCAATGGAAGTGGTAGCCCTTTTGACCCTGTTTTTGAAGTTGAGCCTAAAATTCCTAATGATAACCCAGAGGAACATAGACCTAAAGTATGCCCTGAGGATGCTTTAGAACCTGAGAAGTTAGACCAAAAAGAGGATAGTTCAAAATATGAAACTATTCATTTGACTGAGGAACCAACCAAACTAATGCATGATGCTTCAGATAGTGAGGTTGACCAAGATGATGTTGTTGAATGGAAAGATGGTGCTTCTCCATCTGAGAGTGGGCCTGGTTCCCAACAGGTGTCAGACTTTGAGGATAACACATGTGAAATGAAACCAGGAACCTGGTCCGATGAGTCTTCCCAGAGTGAAGATGTGAGGAGCAGTAAACCAGCTGTCAAAAAAAAGGCTACCAGGCAAGGCGACAGAGAACAGTTGAAATGGAAGAATAGTTCCTATGGAAAAGTTGAAGGGTTTTGGTCCAAGGACCAGTCACAGTGGAAAAATGCATCTGAAAATGATGAGCGCTTATCCAACCCACCGATTGAGTGGCAGAATAGCACAATTGACAGTGAGGACGGGGAGCAATTTGACAACATGACTGATGGGGTAGCTGAGCCGATGCACGGCAGCTTAACTGGAGTCAAACTGAGCAGCCAGCAGGCATAA